CTCCCTCAATCCAAAAAAATCAGAGTCGCAATTCGGCATCACTCGTTTTCGCTCGAGGAACGACCCCGTACTTGCAACTGCGTTTTCGCCCCCTGCCTATGTTGCCGAGACTTCTGACGTGTCTCTATCGATGCTTGGGATCCGCGCGGAAATGAGAGGGCTAGGCGGTCCTGGGGCTTTGGGCGACCTGCCGCTCGCAGTTCATTAGTCACGGAGAGCCGATTGACGAAACCCCCGCCAGGATGCCCCTCGGGCAATTCGAACGGCAGTGGCAGACGGCCTAGGAACGGTTGGCCAAATTGTCCTCGAAGAGTTAACTGGTCATCGCCAAGCGCAGCAGTCGCAACGTCCAACTCTCGTGACCGGGACTCATCGTCGAGGAAATAAATCTCCTGGATCGCGGCGCTTCGCGAACATGTGCCGCTGAGCCAAAGCCGCGGGACTCCCGAGTAAAAATTCGACCGCCGTGAGCGAGGTCGATGAGGTCCGCTTTTTGGTGAGCTTCAGCGCGCTCAGAAATTGTGCCGGTAGGTCACGAAATTGTCGGTTACGCGAGCACCGAGGCTCTCTGCGGTGCGGCGCGATGCCCAGTTGTCGTCGAGCACCAGCGTGTAGCCCGCGTAGCGCATACCTTGTTGCGCCATGGTAAGAAACGATCGTGCGGCCATGGTCAGAGCAATCCCGTGGCCTCGTGCGCTTTCCGTCACCCCGATATTGATGAGGGCGCCGCGGGTACCGCCACCACGGTCGGGGTCGAGCGTGACCCCATGGTTGATACGCGCGAGCATGGTGCTCCAGTCGGGCACCGAGAAAACCGCTCCGATCACCTCACCTTGGACTTCGGCAATGATCGATAAGTCCGCGACCGCGGTGTCGCCCAGCGAAACCAGCATCGGACGTACCTCCGCACGGGTCACCGGGTTCCATCCCCAATGGCGCACGAATGCGGCGTTGGTTACTTCGGTCCAGGCGTCGATGGCGGCGAGAAAGCCGTATTGCCGCCAGCTTTTGATGCTCACCCCGCGAGCCAGCGTTGCGTCGACAATGTTCCGGTAGCGCGACTGCATCGCGCTATCGAGCGGAGCGGTGTAATCGACTTGGCCCTTCTCGACCTCGAAGCCAGCTTCCTTGAGATAGCAGTGGTAGTAGGCAGGATTGCCCCGCAGCAGGAATGAGGGTAGGCGCTCGTAGTTGTCGATTGCGTAGGGGTAGTCGAGAAAGGCGGCAAATCCGCTGCGCACCGCCACCATCCCGCGCGTACGCAGCCATTCCATCGCCGCGCGAAGCATGGCTACGGTCGCCTGGTTCTCTTCTTCCAGCGCCTCGAAATGAATCAGGTGTCCGAGCCGTTCGTTCCAGTGATCGTTGTAGCGGCGGTTTACCACCGCGCTCACTCGCGCCACCATCTGCTCCCCGCGCCACGCGCAGAACCCGGCAATGTCTAGATAGGGTGCGACCGGAGTGCGCCGCGTGAGGAAATCGATTTCGTTCTGAACATCCGGCGGCCACCAGGCAGGGCGTCCCGCGTAGACCTGGTATGGCAACCGCGCAAATTCTTCGAGTGCGTGCCGGCTGCTGACCTGCTCGACCCGAGGTTCGCCCCCGGACGTGATGATTGATCTGCCGAATGCCATTGGCCGTTGCCAGTCAGCGTGCGGTTGAGAATAGCACCATGGCAACTCAAGGATCATCGCCTTGGCAGGCGGGCGGTCACCCTCTTGCGCCTCAGGTGCGTACCTTGGCCGCCACCTCAGTCAGCGCCTCGCCTTCCGGGGACGAAGCCTCTCCTCATTCGGCTCAGCAGCTTCGGGGCGCTGGCTGAATGCCTTCATCAGGTTGGGTACCGTCGGAAAGGTCTTGCGGATTTCGGAATAGATTTCGGCGAGCCTGCCGCCTGCTCTTCAGAAACGGTAGGAATCCACGCCTCATCGAAGTCCCCCTGAGGGCCTTTCGATCCAAGACATCGCTACCACATCGCGCCGAAGACTTGTGGAGCGCCCTACTTCAATCACGTTTGCAGCCCCTGCCTGCTATTGTACGGCCTGTGTGTGGAGCTGAGATCGCAAGCAAACCCCAGTCGCTTCCTGCGGGCGAGGCTGGCCTTGCTGGGGGTGGGCGACTTGCAGCAGAGGCGATCGCCCTGATCTACATCGGGGTTATCGCATGGATCGCGTCCGCAACCGGAGCATTCTACGTACTGTTCCCCGAGCTCGGTGCCCTCTCGCACGATGTTTTCACCCGACCGCGCGGCACCTGGGCCAGAGCGCCGGTTCTGCTTGCTATCACTCCGCCGCTGGCCGGAGCGATCGGAATCGCGATAACGCGCACGCTGCCATATGGAATGCTTTCCGTGCTGACGGTGGTGTGCACTTCGATGCTCCTGATCGTCGCGCTGAAGTCTCCGATCGCGCCGTCCATCTCGGCAGGACTGCTACCTCTGGTGCTGGGTGTAAAGAGCTGGTGGTACCCTCCGGCGATTCTGTTCGGGACAATTCTCCTCGCCGCGCTGGCAAGTGTGTGGCGTCGCTATTGGGAGCGGGACCACTATACAAGCCGGCTCGCCGACCGCACCGAAGACGCACTCGAACGTTCGCCGCATAACTACCGCGATTTGCTCCCGCTCATCGCTTTCGTCGCGGCGGCGACCGCCGCGGTTGAGCTGACAAACCTTCGTTTCATTTTGTTTCCGCCGCTGGTCGTCATCGGATTCGAAATGTTCGGACATCCTGAAATATGCCCGTGGGCGGCACGCCTCCTGGTTCTACCCGTGGCATGTTTTCTCACCGCAGCTGCGGGATTGATTCTTTTCAAACTCGTGGGCGGCAATCCGCTGACGGCCGTGCTGGCCATGGCGGCAGGAATCGCGGTGCTGCGGGTTTTAGATCTTCACGTTCCGCCGGGCCTTGCAGTGGCCTTACTCCCGATGGTGATGGACCATCCGACCTATGCCTACCCGTTCTCGGTCGGGATCGGCACACTCTCGATGACGCTATGGTTTCGGGGATGGAAGGCGCTGGCAACCAGACACTTCCCGGGCCACCCCGCCTGACAACCTCGCCCTCGCTCCTTGATTCCGGACCAAGCGTTGCATGCCATTGCCCTGGGCAATAGACGCTCGAACCGTGATGCATGCAGCCGAATGAGTTTATTGCGGCCGGCTCAAGATGACGAGCGTGGCTGGTCCCGCTTCCCCCTGGCAGCCCGAGTGATGAGTCCCTCGGCCAGCCAGCGCGCAAGGGTGTCACGGATTGCCTGCGGGGCCTGATCCGGCGAAAGACCCCCGGCGAGAACCTCACAGACCTTGGCGAACTTGGTCGTACGCCCAAGAATCGCGAGCGCGGCAGCTTCGTTGGAACCGATTTCGCGATAGAACACTCGCGAATTTCGACGCGACACCAATATCCGATTGCGCTCGCGCCCGGGCGACTTCCAACCACGTTTCTCCTCGACCGCCCGCACAACCTCAGCAACCCGCCATTGCGCGCGCAAAACCGCACTGGCCGGGATTCTGCGCATCTTAACCGCACCCCAGAGCTCCGGCTGGAGCGCGTTCATCTCCGCTGCTTCGAGCAAGCACGCGTCCGCAGCGCAAAAGACGTCGGTGATCGCGCGCTCCAGCATTGCGAGGTCCGCAACAAACGGCGCCTCCGCGCGTAACGGATGCCCGCGCAGAAAATTGGCCAGAAATTTTCCCGCCCCCCGCACCGATGGCTCGCTGGGCCGATGTTCGATGAGATAGGCGGTGATTAAATTATGGAAGTTGGCTTCACCCAGCACCGCCAAGGTCGCCGGGTAATCCTCCTTGAGTACTTCCAGCAAGCGGTAGAAGTACATGTCGGCGTAAACGTCGACCCGAGCCTCGGCGGACAAGCGCTCGTCACCGTCGACGAGCGGCCCCAGCCTGCCCGCGGGCAGCGCGTGTTCGGCACCAAGTCCTTCGGCTACGCCGCTAGGCGCGGTGATAAGCCGATACAGGAGATTCTGCAGGTCTTTGAGCTGAAAACTCATCGCCAGTCATGTCCGCCGTGACGGTGGCTTCACAGATACGGCGCGCGCGTTCCGCAGTGTCGGCGAGCACACTGAACTCGGGAATGTTGTCGTCCCATTCGATCAGTGTGGATACTGCTCCAAACCGCCGCACCGCGCGCTGATATAGTGCCCACACTTCCTCGCGCACGGGCTGGTCGTGAGTATCGAGCAAGTGAGTACCATGATCGCTATGCCCGGCCAGATGAAACTGCACGACCCGCTCGACGGGAATCGCGTCGAGGTATAGTTCGGCGCTGAAACGATGATTGAAGGCGTTGACGAAAATATTGTTGATGTCGAGCAGAATGCCGCAGTCGGCCTGCTCGGTGACCGCGCGCAGAAACTCCCATTCACTCAGAGTCGAATCACGGAACGTCAGGTAGCTGGAAACGTTTTCCAGCAGTATCGGGCGTTCCAGAAAATCCTGCACTTCCCGGATTCGCTGCGACACGTGGCGAACCACCTCCGCCGTGTAAGGCAACGGAAGCAAATCATGGAGATTGTGTCCCGCGACTCCGGTCCAGCAGAGATGGTCTGAAATCCAGGCGGGCTCGAATCGCCTCGCCAGGGCGCGCAAATCAGCGAGGTACTTTCGGTTGAGGGGATCGGTGGTCCCAATGGAAAGCGAGACGCCGTGCAGGACAAGCGGGGCGCGGTCGCGCACCGCCGCAAGCACCTCCAGCGGACGGCCGCCGGCGACCATGAAATTTTCGGAAATTACCTCAAACCAGTCCATCGCCGGACGCCGCTCCAGGATATGGGCGTAGTGCTGCCGGCGTAGACCAACCCCAAAACCAAGAAACGGAAACGCAGAGCGCTTCATGAATGAAGATGCCGCCCGATGTTAGTGCGGACGAAGGAACTCAGTTCGTCGAAGACTTCTCCGGCTTACCTCCGTCTGCCTGACACTCCTTGCTGCTCGCGGTCATTACGAAACCCTTGCCCTTGCAGGCGTTCTGCCCTTGGCAACTGCTGGACACGGTTTTGCACGCACTCTGGCCCTTGCAGGAGTTTCCTCCCAGGCATTTAATCTGAGGAGCGCCACTGGAATCGCCGGCCGCATTTGCGACCGTCCCCGCAAACAGCAATGCAACCGCGGTCGCGAGAACGGCTCCCGTTAGTCTGATCTTGCTCATCGTCCAGTCTCCTTTTCGAGTGTCATCCAAGTTCCTGATGGGTTCAGGTCTCGCGGCTTAAGCCGAAATTCCGGCTGCGCGAAGAGTACTATACATCCCATACCTTGGGTGTCTAAACTGCGTTCCCCATCAAGTTATTCCCGGTTCCTCCAAATCGACGGGTCGGCTCCGCTGGAACCTACGGCGCCACGCTTAAGTTGGATTGGAAACATTCGGCTTTTTGGGAACTTTCTCAGCGAATGCGAGATTTTATCTGTGACGGATGCTATGGTTTTGAACTCCCATTATGGCGGCCAAGCGTGCGACCGGCGCGGAGAAACGCGAGCTGTTCGAGGCGGAGGCGCTTCCGCATCTCGACACCGTGTATGCGATGGCGGTGCGGTTGGT
Above is a window of Candidatus Binataceae bacterium DNA encoding:
- a CDS encoding GNAT family N-acetyltransferase, with amino-acid sequence MAFGRSIITSGGEPRVEQVSSRHALEEFARLPYQVYAGRPAWWPPDVQNEIDFLTRRTPVAPYLDIAGFCAWRGEQMVARVSAVVNRRYNDHWNERLGHLIHFEALEEENQATVAMLRAAMEWLRTRGMVAVRSGFAAFLDYPYAIDNYERLPSFLLRGNPAYYHCYLKEAGFEVEKGQVDYTAPLDSAMQSRYRNIVDATLARGVSIKSWRQYGFLAAIDAWTEVTNAAFVRHWGWNPVTRAEVRPMLVSLGDTAVADLSIIAEVQGEVIGAVFSVPDWSTMLARINHGVTLDPDRGGGTRGALINIGVTESARGHGIALTMAARSFLTMAQQGMRYAGYTLVLDDNWASRRTAESLGARVTDNFVTYRHNF
- a CDS encoding HPP family protein, which translates into the protein MCGAEIASKPQSLPAGEAGLAGGGRLAAEAIALIYIGVIAWIASATGAFYVLFPELGALSHDVFTRPRGTWARAPVLLAITPPLAGAIGIAITRTLPYGMLSVLTVVCTSMLLIVALKSPIAPSISAGLLPLVLGVKSWWYPPAILFGTILLAALASVWRRYWERDHYTSRLADRTEDALERSPHNYRDLLPLIAFVAAATAAVELTNLRFILFPPLVVIGFEMFGHPEICPWAARLLVLPVACFLTAAAGLILFKLVGGNPLTAVLAMAAGIAVLRVLDLHVPPGLAVALLPMVMDHPTYAYPFSVGIGTLSMTLWFRGWKALATRHFPGHPA
- a CDS encoding DNA-binding domain-containing protein, coding for MSFQLKDLQNLLYRLITAPSGVAEGLGAEHALPAGRLGPLVDGDERLSAEARVDVYADMYFYRLLEVLKEDYPATLAVLGEANFHNLITAYLIEHRPSEPSVRGAGKFLANFLRGHPLRAEAPFVADLAMLERAITDVFCAADACLLEAAEMNALQPELWGAVKMRRIPASAVLRAQWRVAEVVRAVEEKRGWKSPGRERNRILVSRRNSRVFYREIGSNEAAALAILGRTTKFAKVCEVLAGGLSPDQAPQAIRDTLARWLAEGLITRAARGKRDQPRSSS
- a CDS encoding DUF692 domain-containing protein, which produces MKRSAFPFLGFGVGLRRQHYAHILERRPAMDWFEVISENFMVAGGRPLEVLAAVRDRAPLVLHGVSLSIGTTDPLNRKYLADLRALARRFEPAWISDHLCWTGVAGHNLHDLLPLPYTAEVVRHVSQRIREVQDFLERPILLENVSSYLTFRDSTLSEWEFLRAVTEQADCGILLDINNIFVNAFNHRFSAELYLDAIPVERVVQFHLAGHSDHGTHLLDTHDQPVREEVWALYQRAVRRFGAVSTLIEWDDNIPEFSVLADTAERARRICEATVTADMTGDEFSAQRPAESPVSAYHRA